Proteins encoded by one window of Polaribacter haliotis:
- a CDS encoding exodeoxyribonuclease III, whose protein sequence is MKIISYNVNGIRAAIKKGFLDWLEAANPDVICIQETKAQEDQLDLEAFKKAGYPYNYFYSAQKKGYSGVAIFSKKKPNNIVFGTGIETMDFEGRNLRIDFDEVSIMSLYLPSGTNLQRLDFKLNFMAEFQEYINDLRQEIPNLVICGDYNICHEEIDIHNPKMKGVSGFLPVEREWIGNFIDSGLIDSFRHLNKDLQQYSWWSYRANSRANNKGWRLDYAMVTEPLKDKISRAYILSEAKHSDHCPIVVELDLN, encoded by the coding sequence ATGAAAATAATATCATACAACGTAAACGGAATTAGAGCAGCAATAAAAAAGGGATTTTTAGATTGGTTAGAAGCTGCAAATCCAGATGTAATATGCATTCAGGAAACGAAAGCTCAAGAAGATCAATTAGATCTAGAAGCTTTTAAAAAAGCGGGTTATCCATATAATTATTTTTATTCTGCACAAAAGAAAGGATATTCTGGAGTGGCTATTTTTAGTAAGAAAAAACCAAATAATATAGTTTTTGGAACAGGAATTGAAACGATGGATTTCGAAGGTAGAAACCTTAGAATAGATTTCGACGAAGTTTCGATAATGAGTCTCTATTTACCTTCTGGAACAAATCTACAGAGATTGGATTTTAAGCTAAATTTTATGGCAGAATTTCAAGAATACATTAACGATCTTCGACAAGAAATTCCGAATTTGGTTATTTGTGGCGATTATAATATTTGCCACGAAGAAATAGACATTCACAACCCAAAAATGAAAGGAGTTTCTGGTTTTTTACCAGTAGAAAGAGAATGGATTGGAAATTTTATAGACTCTGGTTTAATAGATAGTTTTAGGCATTTAAATAAAGATTTGCAACAATATTCTTGGTGGAGTTACAGAGCAAATTCTAGAGCAAATAATAAAGGTTGGCGATTGGATTATGCAATGGTTACAGAACCGTTAAAAGACAAAATTTCGAGAGCGTATATTTTATCTGAAGCAAAACATTCCGATCATTGCCCAATTGTTGTTGAGTTAGATTTAAATTAA
- a CDS encoding CoA transferase subunit A yields the protein MINKKVENVQEALKGVKSGMTFMLGGFGLCGIPENTIAELVKLNVRDVTCISNNAGVDDFGLGLLLQGKQIKKMISSYVGENDEFERQMLSGELEVELTPQGTLAEKCRAAQAGFPAFYTPAGFGTEVAEGKETREFDGKMYVLEPAFKADFAFVKAWKGDAAGNLVFKGTSRNFNPNMCGAATITVAEVEEMVEVGELDPNNVHIPGIFVQRIFQGKDYEKRIEQRTVRQKN from the coding sequence ATGATTAACAAAAAAGTAGAGAACGTTCAAGAAGCATTAAAAGGTGTTAAAAGTGGAATGACTTTTATGTTAGGAGGTTTTGGATTGTGTGGAATTCCAGAGAACACAATTGCGGAATTGGTAAAACTAAATGTTAGAGACGTAACTTGTATTTCTAACAATGCAGGAGTAGACGATTTTGGTTTAGGTTTATTATTACAAGGAAAGCAAATTAAAAAAATGATTTCTTCTTACGTTGGCGAAAACGATGAATTTGAAAGACAAATGTTGTCTGGAGAATTAGAGGTAGAATTAACGCCACAAGGAACTTTAGCAGAAAAATGTAGAGCAGCACAAGCTGGTTTTCCTGCATTTTATACACCTGCAGGTTTTGGAACTGAAGTTGCAGAAGGAAAAGAAACACGAGAATTCGATGGAAAAATGTACGTTTTAGAACCAGCTTTTAAAGCCGATTTTGCATTTGTAAAAGCATGGAAAGGAGATGCAGCTGGGAATTTGGTTTTTAAAGGAACTTCAAGAAATTTCAATCCGAATATGTGTGGAGCTGCAACAATTACAGTTGCAGAAGTAGAAGAAATGGTAGAGGTTGGCGAGTTAGATCCAAACAACGTGCATATTCCAGGAATATTTGTACAACGTATTTTTCAAGGAAAAGATTATGAAAAAAGAATTGAACAGAGAACTGTAAGACAAAAAAATTAA
- a CDS encoding 3-oxoacid CoA-transferase subunit B, whose product MLDKNGIAKRIAQEVQDGFYVNLGIGIPTLVANYVRDDIEVEFQSENGVLGMGPFPFEGEEDADIINAGKQTITTMPGASFFDSSMSFAMIRGKHVDLTILGAMEVAENGDIANWKIPGKMVKGMGGAMDLVASAENIIVAMMHTNKRGESKILKKCSLPLTGVGCVTKVVTNLAVLEVKNNEFHLLERAPGVSVEVIQNATEGTLVVNGEIPEMNI is encoded by the coding sequence ATGTTAGACAAAAACGGAATAGCAAAAAGAATTGCACAAGAAGTTCAGGATGGTTTTTACGTAAACTTAGGAATTGGAATTCCTACGTTGGTTGCTAACTATGTTCGAGATGATATTGAGGTTGAATTTCAAAGTGAAAATGGAGTTTTAGGAATGGGACCTTTTCCTTTCGAAGGCGAAGAAGACGCAGATATTATAAATGCTGGGAAACAAACCATTACAACAATGCCAGGAGCAAGTTTTTTCGATTCTTCTATGAGTTTTGCTATGATTCGTGGTAAACACGTAGATCTTACAATTTTAGGAGCGATGGAAGTTGCCGAAAATGGAGATATTGCCAACTGGAAAATCCCCGGAAAAATGGTGAAAGGAATGGGTGGAGCTATGGATTTAGTGGCTTCTGCAGAAAATATTATTGTGGCAATGATGCACACAAACAAACGTGGAGAATCTAAAATTTTGAAGAAATGCTCACTTCCATTAACAGGTGTTGGCTGCGTAACAAAAGTGGTTACTAATTTAGCTGTTTTAGAAGTTAAAAATAATGAGTTTCACTTATTAGAAAGAGCCCCAGGAGTTTCTGTGGAAGTAATTCAAAACGCTACAGAAGGAACTTTGGTTGTAAATGGAGAAATACCAGAAATGAATATTTAA
- a CDS encoding DUF4837 family protein — MKKIFTLFAISIFLLSCTGNDKFVLRGSVGKINKVMVVTKASDWNGDLGKEIRNSFGELMVGLPQPEPILSVSQIAPNGFGSMMKVNRNILIIGESDQEKFYIKKNVYAKPQTIIYVYGTDDASVIKMFKKYEKQILDAYIESDIEMTQGLFSSRKIDNANYKTLTNLGVSFTIPDNFKTVDDTGEFLWLRQHLTSGIAKTGSNNILVYSIPLIDEEKVGENIVSVRDSIGEKYIPGSDQETMHMITEEAYTPFTSEVKLAGKKAYETRGKWEVKNDFMAGPFVNYSVIDKKNNRVIVFEGFTYAPSVNKRAFLFELEAIGKSMQIK; from the coding sequence ATGAAAAAAATATTTACACTTTTTGCAATTTCAATATTTTTATTATCCTGTACAGGAAACGATAAATTCGTTTTAAGAGGCTCTGTTGGAAAAATTAATAAAGTTATGGTCGTTACAAAAGCTAGCGATTGGAATGGAGATTTAGGAAAAGAAATTAGAAATTCGTTTGGAGAGTTAATGGTAGGTTTACCACAACCAGAACCAATATTATCTGTATCTCAGATTGCACCAAATGGTTTTGGTAGCATGATGAAAGTGAATAGAAATATTTTAATAATTGGAGAAAGCGATCAAGAGAAATTTTACATTAAAAAGAATGTTTATGCAAAGCCACAAACTATAATTTACGTGTATGGTACAGATGATGCAAGTGTAATTAAAATGTTTAAAAAGTACGAAAAGCAAATACTAGATGCGTATATCGAATCGGATATAGAAATGACGCAAGGTCTTTTTAGTTCTAGAAAAATTGATAACGCCAACTATAAAACCCTAACTAATTTAGGAGTTTCTTTTACCATTCCAGATAATTTTAAAACTGTAGACGATACAGGAGAGTTTTTATGGTTAAGACAACATTTAACAAGCGGAATTGCTAAAACAGGTAGTAATAATATTCTAGTGTACTCTATTCCTTTAATAGATGAAGAAAAAGTTGGAGAAAATATTGTTTCTGTTAGAGACAGTATTGGAGAAAAATACATTCCTGGCTCAGACCAAGAAACAATGCACATGATTACAGAGGAAGCTTATACTCCTTTTACATCAGAAGTAAAGTTAGCTGGTAAAAAAGCATACGAAACAAGAGGTAAATGGGAAGTAAAAAACGATTTTATGGCAGGACCATTTGTAAACTATTCTGTAATTGATAAAAAGAACAATAGAGTAATTGTTTTTGAAGGATTTACATATGCACCTTCAGTAAATAAAAGAGCATTTCTTTTTGAATTAGAAGCGATTGGAAAATCGATGCAAATTAAATAA
- a CDS encoding penicillin-binding protein 1A, producing MAKVKTTNFKKYIKWFWGIVLGGFGFLILLFLFASWGWLGALPTFEDLENPETNLATEVISIDGKTIGKYATENRTPIHYNELPQNLVNSLVATEDERFYEHSGIDFRGTARAVLKPGSGGASTITQQLARMLFTGEKSRNKIVRVFQKVKEWVVATKLERQYTKKEIIAMYLNKYDFLNQAVGIRSAARIYFGKEPKELKLEESAMLVGMLKNSSYFNPLRREAKVKQRRNVVLKQTNRSGFITEIEKDSLQQLPLDINYTPESHNEGYATYFRGHLQKVMRKWVQSHPKPSGEEYDIFKDGLKIYVTIDSRMQQYAEEAVQEHMANLQNYFFKEQEKNKTAPFYDIEKSDINAILERGKKNSDRYKRLKIAGKPSKYINEVFKKKTKMRVFSYKGDIDTIMSPIDSIRYYKYFLRSGLLSIEPQTGHIKAWVGGVNYKHFKFDAVEQQKRQVGSTFKPFVYATAINQLKLSPCDQFPNVPYMIPKGKYGIPEDWQPKNSTEQYGGMLTLKDGLAGSVNTMSARLIDMVTPENVVRLAKAAGIESDVPANPSIALGAVDLSLLEMVSAYSTFANRGLRVSPMIITRIEDKNGTVLEEFTPETKEVLSEESAYVVLNLLEGVTQSGSGVRLRLPWKKPGYVTGHPYKFSNAIAGKTGTTQNQSDGWFMGIVPNLATGVWTGGEDRSTHFAGIAKGQGATMSLPSWALFMQKCYADKTLKISKEDFEKPDNLSININCKDAKKEGDKEEVPEEDTDF from the coding sequence ATGGCAAAAGTAAAAACAACAAATTTTAAAAAATACATAAAATGGTTCTGGGGAATCGTTTTAGGAGGCTTTGGATTCTTAATATTATTATTTTTATTTGCTTCTTGGGGTTGGTTAGGAGCTTTACCAACTTTCGAAGATTTAGAAAATCCAGAAACAAACTTAGCAACAGAAGTTATTTCTATAGATGGAAAAACAATTGGTAAATATGCTACAGAAAATAGAACTCCAATACATTATAACGAATTACCTCAAAATTTGGTAAATTCTCTGGTAGCAACAGAAGACGAGCGTTTTTACGAGCATTCTGGAATAGATTTTAGAGGAACTGCAAGAGCAGTTTTAAAACCAGGAAGTGGTGGTGCAAGTACAATTACACAACAGTTGGCGAGAATGCTATTTACTGGAGAGAAGTCAAGAAATAAAATAGTAAGAGTTTTTCAAAAAGTAAAAGAATGGGTAGTTGCTACAAAATTAGAAAGACAATACACTAAGAAAGAAATTATTGCAATGTACTTAAATAAGTACGACTTTTTAAATCAGGCAGTTGGTATTCGTTCAGCTGCAAGAATTTACTTTGGAAAAGAACCAAAAGAATTAAAATTGGAAGAGTCTGCTATGTTAGTAGGGATGTTAAAAAATTCTTCTTATTTTAATCCTTTAAGAAGAGAAGCGAAAGTAAAACAACGTAGAAACGTAGTTTTAAAACAAACCAATAGAAGTGGTTTTATTACAGAAATCGAAAAAGATTCATTACAACAATTACCATTAGACATTAATTATACTCCAGAAAGTCATAATGAAGGTTATGCCACTTATTTTAGAGGACATTTACAAAAAGTAATGCGAAAATGGGTGCAAAGTCATCCAAAACCAAGTGGCGAAGAATACGATATTTTTAAAGATGGTTTAAAAATTTATGTAACCATAGATTCTAGAATGCAACAATATGCAGAAGAAGCTGTACAAGAACACATGGCAAATTTGCAAAACTATTTTTTTAAAGAGCAAGAAAAAAATAAAACTGCGCCTTTTTACGATATCGAAAAAAGTGATATCAATGCAATTTTAGAAAGAGGAAAGAAAAATTCCGACAGATATAAACGCTTAAAGATTGCAGGAAAACCTTCGAAATATATAAATGAAGTATTCAAAAAGAAAACTAAAATGAGGGTGTTTTCTTACAAAGGAGATATAGATACAATTATGTCGCCAATAGATTCAATTAGATATTACAAATATTTTTTAAGATCTGGTTTGTTGTCCATAGAACCTCAAACAGGTCATATAAAAGCGTGGGTTGGTGGTGTAAATTACAAACATTTTAAATTCGATGCTGTAGAACAACAAAAACGACAAGTAGGATCTACTTTTAAACCATTTGTATACGCAACTGCAATTAATCAATTAAAGTTATCTCCTTGCGATCAATTTCCGAATGTACCATACATGATTCCTAAAGGTAAATATGGAATTCCAGAAGATTGGCAACCAAAAAATTCAACAGAACAATATGGAGGAATGTTAACTTTAAAAGATGGTTTGGCAGGATCTGTAAATACAATGTCTGCTAGATTAATTGACATGGTTACTCCAGAAAATGTGGTGCGTTTGGCTAAAGCAGCAGGAATCGAAAGCGATGTTCCAGCAAATCCTTCAATTGCTTTAGGAGCTGTAGATTTATCGTTATTAGAAATGGTAAGTGCATATTCTACATTTGCAAATAGAGGTTTGCGAGTTAGCCCAATGATAATTACAAGAATCGAAGATAAAAATGGAACCGTTTTAGAAGAATTTACGCCAGAAACGAAAGAGGTTTTAAGTGAAGAATCTGCTTATGTAGTTTTAAATTTATTAGAAGGAGTTACACAATCTGGTTCTGGAGTTCGTTTGCGTTTGCCTTGGAAAAAACCAGGGTATGTTACAGGACATCCTTATAAATTTTCCAATGCAATTGCTGGGAAAACAGGAACCACTCAAAATCAATCAGATGGTTGGTTTATGGGAATTGTACCGAATTTAGCAACTGGAGTTTGGACGGGTGGAGAAGATAGATCAACGCATTTTGCAGGCATTGCAAAAGGACAAGGAGCAACCATGTCTTTGCCTTCTTGGGCTTTATTTATGCAAAAATGTTATGCAGATAAAACCTTAAAAATAAGCAAGGAAGATTTCGAAAAGCCAGATAATTTATCTATCAATATAAATTGTAAGGATGCTAAAAAAGAAGGAGATAAAGAAGAAGTACCTGAAGAAGATACAGATTTTTAA
- a CDS encoding DUF1761 domain-containing protein: protein MEMNFYVLLLAALVPMIIGFVWYGPLFGNAWMKEMNFTKESLEGQNMIKIFVLSYIFSLLIAFFLQYIVIHQMGLFQTLINEPGFNEQTGEAYSYFEDFIANYGDRFRTFGHGVIHGVMSGLIFVLPVLSIIAMFEKKSFKYVAINAGYWIVTLALMGGIICQWF, encoded by the coding sequence ATGGAAATGAATTTTTATGTGTTGCTTTTAGCAGCTTTAGTGCCAATGATTATTGGCTTTGTCTGGTATGGTCCTTTATTTGGAAATGCTTGGATGAAAGAAATGAACTTTACTAAAGAGTCTTTAGAAGGCCAAAATATGATTAAGATATTTGTGCTTAGTTATATTTTTAGTCTTTTAATAGCTTTCTTTTTACAGTATATTGTAATCCATCAAATGGGTCTTTTTCAAACGTTAATAAACGAACCTGGTTTTAATGAACAAACAGGTGAAGCTTATAGTTATTTTGAAGATTTTATAGCTAATTATGGAGATCGTTTTAGAACTTTTGGACATGGTGTTATTCATGGAGTAATGTCTGGTTTAATTTTTGTGCTTCCAGTTTTATCAATCATAGCAATGTTTGAAAAAAAATCATTCAAATACGTGGCTATAAACGCAGGTTACTGGATTGTAACTTTAGCACTTATGGGAGGTATTATTTGCCAATGGTTTTAA
- a CDS encoding LysM peptidoglycan-binding domain-containing protein, producing the protein MKKIIIFLLFSATILAQENDSIPQKITQADLFSDYDIVLIDSLLMNSKYKSPLYETATYILKDAVDKDVSSVELSTEILKERLQKIDAKTPFHLAYNPALEKVIKSYLKYRKRYYPALMAKAEYYFPMFEKHLDQYDIPLEMKYLAIVESTLDPTAKSRVGATGLWQFMYATGIQYKLKVSSYVDERQDPLKSTIAACKYLSDLFNIFGDWDLALAAYNSGPGNVSKAIKRSGGYRNYWNIRPFLPRETAGYVPAFYATMYLFEYQKEHELIADAPQIRHFETDTIHVKKTITFDQISETTGISSELIQLLNPSYKLDVIPYVVGKNYSLTLPRKNTFQFLDKEQEIYALAENDASKREKPLPKYFEMDKRIRYKVRSGDFLGKIANKFGVRVSDLKRWNRLKTSRLKIGQRLSVYPKKIAIAKSFSKKSSQKVASKNTKKGDFETYTVKKGDSLWIISRKYKNVSIDQIKKWNNIWSVKSLKPGTKLKIYKS; encoded by the coding sequence ATGAAAAAAATAATTATATTTTTATTGTTTTCTGCAACTATTTTAGCACAAGAAAACGACTCAATTCCACAAAAAATAACACAGGCAGATTTATTTTCAGATTACGATATCGTTTTGATTGATAGTTTGTTAATGAATTCTAAATACAAGTCTCCTTTATACGAAACTGCAACTTATATTCTTAAAGATGCAGTAGATAAAGATGTTTCTTCTGTTGAATTATCTACAGAAATTTTAAAAGAAAGACTTCAAAAAATAGATGCAAAAACCCCATTTCATTTAGCTTACAATCCTGCATTAGAAAAAGTAATTAAATCGTATTTAAAATATCGAAAAAGATATTATCCAGCATTAATGGCAAAAGCGGAATATTATTTTCCAATGTTCGAAAAGCATTTAGACCAATATGATATTCCATTAGAAATGAAGTATCTGGCAATTGTAGAATCTACTTTAGATCCAACAGCTAAATCGAGAGTTGGTGCTACTGGTTTGTGGCAATTTATGTACGCAACAGGAATTCAATATAAATTAAAGGTAAGTTCTTATGTAGATGAGCGCCAAGACCCATTAAAATCTACGATTGCTGCTTGTAAATATTTATCTGATTTATTTAATATTTTTGGAGATTGGGATTTGGCTTTAGCAGCTTACAATTCAGGCCCTGGAAACGTTTCAAAAGCGATAAAACGTTCTGGAGGTTACAGGAACTATTGGAATATTCGTCCTTTTTTACCAAGAGAAACTGCAGGTTATGTTCCTGCTTTTTATGCGACAATGTATTTGTTTGAATATCAAAAAGAACACGAGTTAATTGCAGATGCACCTCAAATTCGTCATTTCGAAACAGATACCATTCATGTAAAAAAAACAATCACTTTCGATCAAATTTCGGAAACAACTGGAATCAGTTCAGAATTAATTCAATTATTAAATCCGTCTTATAAATTAGATGTAATTCCTTATGTAGTAGGAAAAAATTATTCGCTTACGTTACCTAGAAAAAATACGTTTCAGTTTTTAGACAAAGAGCAAGAAATTTATGCTTTGGCAGAAAATGATGCTTCTAAAAGAGAAAAACCGCTTCCAAAATATTTCGAGATGGATAAAAGAATCCGTTACAAAGTAAGAAGTGGAGATTTTTTAGGAAAAATAGCAAATAAATTTGGGGTTCGAGTAAGCGATTTAAAAAGATGGAATCGTTTAAAAACAAGTCGTTTAAAAATTGGGCAAAGATTAAGTGTTTACCCTAAAAAGATAGCAATAGCAAAGAGTTTTTCGAAAAAATCTTCTCAAAAGGTAGCTTCAAAAAACACAAAAAAAGGAGATTTTGAAACTTATACAGTTAAAAAAGGAGATTCTTTATGGATAATTTCAAGAAAATATAAAAATGTTTCTATTGACCAAATTAAAAAGTGGAACAATATTTGGAGTGTTAAAAGTTTAAAACCTGGAACAAAACTTAAAATTTATAAAAGCTAA
- the trhO gene encoding oxygen-dependent tRNA uridine(34) hydroxylase TrhO, with amino-acid sequence MQLYNKLSATERAALIDEAGKDRLTISFYQYYKIENPQLFRDKLFLEWNALDVLGRIYVSYEGINAQLSVPSENLYALKDQLDSISFLKDIRLNIAVEQDNKSFLKLKVKVRNKIVADGLNDETFDVTNKGVHLNAKEFNEMLANPDTVCVDMRNHYESEIGHFSGAITPDVDTFRDSLDIIEEDLKDNKEDKNLLMYCTGGIRCEKASAYYKHKGFKNVFQLEGGIIEYTRQVKDEGIENKFIGKNFVFDHRRAEKITDDVVSNCHQCGKPCNEHTNCANEACHLLFIQCDECSEAMENTCSTDCQEIIQLSFEEQKELRKGKGNSNKIFKKGRSEVLKFKK; translated from the coding sequence ATGCAACTGTACAATAAGTTAAGCGCTACAGAACGCGCTGCATTAATTGATGAAGCTGGTAAAGACCGCCTCACAATCTCTTTTTATCAATATTACAAGATAGAAAATCCACAATTATTTAGAGACAAATTATTTTTAGAATGGAACGCTTTAGACGTTTTAGGTAGAATTTATGTTTCTTACGAAGGTATAAATGCACAATTATCTGTTCCATCAGAAAATTTATACGCCTTAAAAGACCAATTAGACAGCATTTCTTTTCTAAAAGATATCCGTTTAAATATTGCTGTTGAGCAAGACAACAAGTCGTTTTTAAAACTAAAAGTAAAAGTTAGAAACAAAATTGTCGCAGATGGTTTAAACGACGAAACGTTTGATGTTACCAACAAAGGAGTACATTTAAATGCAAAGGAGTTTAACGAAATGTTGGCAAATCCTGATACAGTTTGTGTAGATATGCGAAACCATTATGAGAGTGAAATTGGGCATTTTTCTGGCGCCATAACCCCAGATGTAGATACGTTTAGAGATTCTTTAGATATTATCGAAGAAGATTTAAAAGACAATAAAGAAGACAAAAATTTATTGATGTATTGTACTGGCGGAATTCGTTGCGAAAAAGCATCAGCATACTACAAACACAAAGGTTTTAAAAACGTTTTTCAATTAGAAGGCGGAATTATAGAATACACACGTCAAGTAAAAGACGAAGGAATAGAAAATAAATTCATAGGTAAAAACTTTGTTTTCGATCATAGAAGAGCAGAAAAAATTACAGACGATGTAGTTTCTAATTGTCACCAATGTGGAAAACCTTGTAACGAACATACAAACTGCGCAAACGAGGCTTGTCACTTATTATTTATACAGTGTGACGAATGTTCAGAAGCCATGGAAAACACTTGTTCTACAGATTGTCAAGAAATAATTCAATTGTCTTTTGAAGAGCAAAAAGAACTTCGAAAAGGAAAAGGAAATAGCAATAAAATTTTCAAAAAAGGTAGAAGCGAAGTTTTAAAGTTTAAGAAGTAA
- a CDS encoding gliding motility lipoprotein GldH, giving the protein MLGIPKRNKVLFLVIISIFLISCDGKTEFNQYKSIENGSWKANEKVFFTFDVKDTIQEKNLFINIRNNNDFEFSNLYVITELMFPNGTEVVDTLQYEMADVSGHFLGNGFTEIKDNKLFYKENKIFPISGEYQFNIRQAMRKNGEVNPIPFLEGITDVGFSIERINE; this is encoded by the coding sequence ATGCTGGGGATTCCGAAAAGAAATAAAGTCCTTTTTCTAGTTATAATATCGATTTTTCTAATTTCTTGTGATGGAAAAACAGAATTTAATCAATATAAATCAATAGAAAATGGTTCTTGGAAAGCAAATGAAAAGGTGTTTTTTACCTTTGATGTAAAAGATACAATTCAAGAGAAAAATTTGTTTATCAACATAAGAAATAACAACGATTTTGAGTTTAGTAATTTGTATGTAATCACAGAATTAATGTTTCCAAATGGAACAGAAGTTGTAGATACTTTGCAATATGAAATGGCAGATGTTTCAGGACATTTTTTAGGAAACGGATTTACAGAAATAAAAGACAACAAATTATTTTATAAAGAAAATAAAATATTTCCCATTTCCGGAGAATATCAATTTAATATTCGACAGGCAATGAGAAAAAATGGCGAAGTAAATCCAATACCTTTTTTAGAAGGAATTACAGATGTTGGGTTTAGTATTGAAAGAATAAACGAATAA
- a CDS encoding PSP1 domain-containing protein encodes MACGSCGTTENGVPKGCKSNGNCGSGTCGSGSNKLAVFDWLSNMTLPSGQERFNIFEVRFKNGRKHFYKNPDNLTITMGDIVAVEGSPGHDIGTVSLAGELVKVQMKKRKITEDHEDVKKIYRKASQRDIDIWQQSRAKEEETQRRGREILGRLGLQMKLSDVEYQGDGNKATFYYTADTRVDFRQLIRDFASAFSIRVEMKQVGARQEAARLGGVGSCGRELCCSTWLTDFRKVSTSAARYQQLSLNPLKLAGQCGKLKCCLNFELDTYLDALKTFPKQDLVLKTEKGEAVFVKMDIFKQHLWYTYKEERFKWFRLTLDQVLEIIDLNKNNEKSATLEEYESDVEVPVKVDFEDAVGQDSLTRFDVPKTSKRRRNNRNKNKKKPVGAVANKKQPNPNQNRKPAAKQQQKPKPRPNPNAKQNQPKAENGKPKPKPRPRPNPNAKSDESQPKGEVKKTNKPRRNNRNRKNNNPNNAGDSEKK; translated from the coding sequence ATGGCATGTGGAAGTTGTGGTACAACAGAAAATGGCGTACCAAAAGGATGTAAGAGTAATGGTAATTGTGGTAGTGGAACCTGTGGAAGTGGTAGTAATAAATTAGCCGTTTTCGACTGGTTGTCTAATATGACGTTGCCAAGTGGACAAGAAAGATTTAATATTTTCGAAGTACGTTTTAAAAACGGAAGGAAACATTTTTATAAAAATCCAGATAATTTAACCATAACAATGGGCGATATTGTTGCTGTGGAAGGATCTCCAGGACACGATATTGGTACAGTTTCTTTAGCAGGAGAATTGGTAAAAGTGCAAATGAAAAAGCGCAAAATTACTGAAGATCACGAAGATGTTAAGAAAATCTACAGGAAAGCGAGTCAAAGAGATATCGATATTTGGCAACAATCTAGAGCTAAAGAAGAAGAAACACAAAGAAGAGGAAGAGAAATTTTAGGACGTTTAGGTTTGCAAATGAAACTCTCGGATGTAGAATATCAAGGAGATGGAAACAAAGCTACTTTCTATTATACAGCAGATACTCGTGTAGATTTTAGACAGTTAATTAGAGATTTTGCAAGTGCATTTTCTATTCGTGTAGAAATGAAACAAGTAGGTGCAAGACAAGAAGCAGCCAGATTAGGTGGTGTTGGTTCTTGTGGAAGAGAGTTGTGTTGTTCGACTTGGCTAACAGATTTTAGAAAAGTATCTACGTCTGCTGCTCGTTATCAACAATTGTCTTTAAATCCGCTGAAATTAGCAGGACAATGTGGAAAATTAAAGTGCTGTTTAAATTTTGAATTAGACACGTATTTAGATGCTTTAAAAACGTTTCCAAAACAAGATTTAGTTTTAAAAACAGAAAAAGGAGAAGCTGTTTTTGTAAAGATGGATATTTTTAAACAACATCTTTGGTACACCTACAAAGAAGAGCGTTTCAAATGGTTTCGTTTGACTTTAGATCAAGTTTTAGAAATTATCGACTTGAATAAAAATAACGAGAAATCTGCAACGTTAGAAGAATATGAATCGGATGTTGAGGTTCCTGTAAAAGTAGATTTCGAAGACGCAGTTGGGCAAGATAGTTTAACACGTTTCGATGTTCCAAAAACGAGCAAGCGTAGAAGAAACAACAGAAATAAAAATAAGAAAAAACCTGTTGGAGCAGTTGCAAATAAAAAGCAGCCGAATCCTAATCAGAATAGGAAACCTGCTGCAAAACAACAGCAAAAACCGAAACCAAGACCAAACCCGAATGCAAAACAAAATCAGCCAAAAGCTGAAAACGGAAAGCCAAAACCTAAACCTAGACCAAGGCCAAATCCGAATGCAAAATCAGATGAAAGTCAACCAAAAGGTGAAGTAAAAAAGACAAACAAACCAAGAAGAAATAATAGAAATCGTAAAAATAATAATCCGAACAATGCTGGGGATTCCGAAAAGAAATAA